A section of the Nitrospinaceae bacterium genome encodes:
- a CDS encoding pyrroline-5-carboxylate reductase encodes MLRSKKVGFIGGGNMAEAMIKGLISASFIEAKSIVVSDVVSARLDFLHSEYKVKVTTDNREVVEKSDILILAVKPQMVKKVLNDVRDLIDAKKLLVSVAAGVPISVILGVLKEGQDRKYNVVRTMPNTPALVQEGVTAIAAGENVSKVDIQITHRLFEAVGKTVDVDEVHLDAVTGLSGSGPAYIFMIIEALSDAGVKMGLSRDVANALTIQTVLGSAKLARESGKHTGELKDMVTSPGGTSISGLHTLEKGGLRTTLMNAVEMATKRSLELGRKAQSKDGKDSSEDETK; translated from the coding sequence GTGCTGAGAAGCAAAAAAGTGGGGTTTATCGGCGGGGGCAACATGGCGGAGGCCATGATCAAGGGTCTGATATCCGCCTCATTCATCGAAGCTAAAAGTATCGTTGTGTCCGATGTGGTGTCCGCCCGGCTCGATTTTTTGCATTCCGAGTACAAAGTCAAAGTGACCACGGACAACCGTGAGGTGGTCGAAAAAAGTGACATTCTGATTTTGGCGGTGAAACCCCAGATGGTGAAAAAAGTTTTAAATGACGTCCGGGACCTCATAGACGCGAAAAAACTTCTGGTGTCTGTCGCGGCGGGAGTGCCCATTTCAGTGATTTTAGGTGTCTTGAAAGAAGGGCAGGACAGAAAATACAATGTCGTGAGAACCATGCCCAACACTCCGGCACTGGTTCAAGAAGGAGTCACCGCGATTGCGGCCGGGGAAAACGTTTCCAAGGTCGACATTCAGATCACGCACCGTTTGTTTGAAGCGGTGGGGAAAACCGTGGATGTCGATGAAGTCCATTTGGACGCGGTCACCGGATTGAGCGGCAGTGGTCCGGCTTATATATTTATGATCATCGAGGCGCTTTCCGACGCGGGAGTCAAAATGGGCTTGTCCCGGGATGTTGCCAATGCGTTGACCATCCAGACGGTTTTGGGGTCCGCCAAACTGGCGCGTGAGAGCGGGAAGCATACGGGCGAGTTGAAGGATATGGTGACTTCACCGGGCGGGACTTCTATTTCCGGGCTTCATACTCTGGAGAAAGGAGGTTTGCGGACCACGCTGATGAATGCGGTGGAAATGGCCACCAAACGGTCATTGGAGCTGGGGCGCAAAGCGCAAAGCAAGGATGGTAAAGATTCAAGTGAGGATGAAACGAAGTGA
- the yggS gene encoding YggS family pyridoxal phosphate enzyme — translation MISDKLAWVNAKITEAAKKAGRDPKSVRLVAVSKTVTEDKIIEAQKAGANLFGENRVQEALEKINHLGRDGFAWHLIGHLQKNKVKHVIGHFDLIHSVDSVDLARVIDEKSRARSLVTRILIQVNVSGEASKSGVAPEDLEATLRAVSKMQAVRVEGLMTIPPFAPDPEQSRDVFSQLLGLRDQMAELAIEGVYLQELSMGMSHDFPVAIEEGATLVRVGTAIFGERTA, via the coding sequence TTGATATCAGATAAGCTGGCATGGGTGAACGCCAAGATAACTGAGGCTGCAAAAAAAGCCGGACGCGATCCGAAAAGCGTTCGTCTCGTCGCGGTCAGCAAAACCGTCACGGAAGATAAAATAATCGAAGCGCAAAAAGCCGGCGCAAACCTGTTTGGTGAAAACCGCGTGCAGGAGGCCCTGGAGAAAATCAACCATCTGGGACGGGACGGATTTGCCTGGCATTTGATCGGCCATTTGCAGAAGAACAAGGTCAAGCATGTCATCGGCCACTTCGATCTGATTCATTCCGTGGACAGCGTTGATCTAGCCAGAGTGATCGATGAGAAAAGCCGGGCCAGGTCCCTCGTAACGCGTATTTTAATTCAGGTCAACGTTTCCGGCGAAGCTTCCAAATCCGGGGTCGCCCCGGAAGATCTTGAGGCTACTTTACGGGCGGTTTCGAAAATGCAGGCCGTTCGTGTTGAAGGGTTGATGACGATTCCTCCCTTTGCTCCCGACCCGGAACAATCCCGCGATGTCTTTTCACAGTTGCTCGGGCTCCGCGATCAAATGGCCGAATTGGCCATAGAGGGCGTTTATTTGCAAGAACTGTCCATGGGCATGTCCCATGACTTCCCGGTGGCGATTGAAGAAGGGGCCACCCTGGTCCGAGTGGGGACGGCGATCTTTGGCGAGCGGACGGCCTGA